The Spirulina subsalsa PCC 9445 region GGTGGTGGATTTAGAGGCCTTCTGGAGTGCCGCCAATTTGATGCGGGAGCAATTTAAGTCCGCTTTCCCCTTCCCCCTTGTCTTCTGGGTGAATGATCGAGTCTTACGCCAACTCCGCCGCGTTGCCCCAGATTTTGCCAATCAAGCCCCTCCAGCTTTACGGATGGAGGGAATTGTTGATCTCAGGGTCGGTGTCGGGAGGATGTCACGAGTTTCTTTAAGTCTGTAGGGCTTTCTGTACTGTTGTCCAAAGCCCTTGTAGGGTATTTTTAATCTGGCGGTTGCGCTCCCAACGTTCAAAGGCTCGTTGATAAGCTACCCCTTTAGGTTGAAAGACTTGCCACGCATTAAATGCTACCCCGGCGCTGGTGAATAAAAGAATATAGCGCGACCAGGAGAACCCCCCACCACTAATCAGGTCTAAACCGATGAAAAAGGCGGTAATCAGCAGATATTTAATCGTTTTTTGCTGAAATTGCTCTTGGCGGTATGCGTCGAATTCCTGATGGAGTTGGTCACTTTCTTTTTTTTCTAACCAAGTCTTTTCGGCTAGATAGAGACATTCGGGGGAGATTTCCATGTCGGCGGCAATCTCTAGCAATTGCTGGCGGGTGAGTTCCCCATCATAGTCTTGCTGGGCGATCGCAATTTGCAAGATTTGCTGGATTTCTTCGGGTTGGTAGGTGGGGGGATGATTAAGATCAGAACCAGTCATGAGTCTCTCCCTGTAGATCAAAAACCCTGCGTTTTCGGACAGGGGCAAAAAAAGCGGAATGGTATTCCCATTATGCCGAATAATTTCGGCACTCGTGAAGATATTCCTTTGGCCTGTTCCCCTGAAGTTTGTATTTTTGTATACTGGCAAGTAAAGATTTTTAGCAAAAACTTCCAGATCAAGAGGCATTAGAACTTTCGTGAGTCAACAGCGCATAGTTTCTCTAGAGGGGGAATTTGTCCCCGGACAGTCCCTCCGGTATGATCCCAAGGCGATCGCCAAATATTACAGCGCCCGCCCTTGGTTAGCGATTGGACGAACTCTTGTAGTCTTGTGGATGCTCGGCGGATTCGTCATCCAGTTTCTCCTTGACCGATGGCGCAAACCAACCAAGAACAATCACAACAAACGCGCCCAACACCTCCGGCAAATTCTCACCCAATTAGGCCCCACGGCGATTAAAGTAGGTCAAGCGCTCTCTACTCGTCCAGATTTAGTCCGCCGGGATTTTTTGGATGAATTAACCAAATTACAAGATCAACTCCCCCCCTACGATAACGAAATTGCTTTTGAGATTATTCGTCAACAATTAGGTCAAGCTCCCCAAGATATATTTAAGGAAATTTCCACCCATCCCGTCGCGGCCGCCAGTTTAGGGCAAGTCTACCGCGCTGTTTTGCACACGGGGGAAGATGTGGCGGTGAAGGTGCAACGACCGAATTTGTTGCCGAAGATTACCCTAGATTTATTCTTAATGCGCTGGGCAGCTGGGTGGATTTCTCCCTTGCTGCCCTTAAATTTAGGGCATGATTTAACCCTGATTGTTGATGAATTTGGGATTAAATTATTTGAGGAAATTGATTATATTAACGAAGCTCGCAATGCGGAAAAGTTTGCCGCTAATTTTGCCGATGATCCCACGGTTAAAGTACCCGTAATTTACTGGCGTTATACTAGCCATAATGTCTTAACTTTAGAGTGGATTCATGGCTTTAAATTGACCGATACGGAGAAGGTCAGAGCCGCAGGTTTAGATACCAATGAGTTAATCACGATTGGGGTTAATTCGGGTTTACGGCAACTGTTAGAGTTTGGCTTTTTTCACGCCGATCCTCACCCAGGAAACTTGTTTGCTATGCCCGATGGTCGCATGGCTTTTATTGATTTCGGCATGATGGATCAACTGAGTGAAACTACCAAGGAAACCATTGCTGCATCGGTGGTTCACTTAATTAATCGGGATTATTTAGCCCTTGCTGATGATTTTCGTCTGTTAGGGTTTCTGAGTAAAGATACGCGCATTGAGCCGATTATTCCGGCCTTAGAAAAGGTGTTAGGAAATGCGATGGGGGAAAGTGTGGGAGACTTCAATTTTAAAACCATCACCGATGAGTTTTCAGAATTGATGTATGATTACCCGTTCCGGGTTCCCGCTCAATTTTCTTTGATTATTCGCTCTTTGGTCACGCAAGAGGGATTAGCGCTGAGTTTAAGCCCACGATTTAAGATTGTTGAGGTAGCCTATCCTTATGTGGCGCGTCGTTTGTTAAAGGGGGAATCTCCGGCCATGCGACGGCGTTTATTAGAGGTGTTAATTAAGGATGGTAAGTTCCAATGGGAACGCTTAGAAAATATGCTGACGATTGCCCAAACTGATGGCAATTTTGACCTCATCCCGACGGCACAGTTAGGATTACAATATTTAATGTCGGAGGAGGGTCATTATTTACGTCAGCAAATCCTGTTAGCTTTGACGGAAAATGACCGTTTACACACCGAAGAAGTCCAACGTCTTTGGGATTTAGTGAAACACGAAATCACGCCAAGTCGCTTGTTTGACGTGGCGTGGAATGCGCTGCGGGATATGTCGAGCGAACGGATGGCGGCTTTAGTTCCTCCTGCGATCGCACAGCGTTAGCGAAGATGTGTTAATTATCAATTATCAATTCCCGCACTGGTATATGAGAACCTGGCGAGAACATGGGGAAAGAATGCGAGAACAACAACGACAAAATCCTCCCCCTGTCCCAGAAAAATTAAGGAAATTACGCGCTCAACGACAAGCTCAAGACGCATGGCATTAATCTTTCCTTCCTTTTTCCCAAGATTGGTTTTCACAATTGAGGAGATGATCAATAAAAGCGATCGCCTCCTCATGGGGAGAAACCCGGATCTGTTGTTCCTTGGCGACGTTGAAGATTTCCATTTGTAACCGTTCCAGAAACGCATTATCCACCTGAGAAACACGCCGGGTAAAAGGCAAACGGTTCAAATTCTGACGGTAGGAACGTTGTATATCAAAACCAAAACGATCCGCGATCGTCAAAATCACAT contains the following coding sequences:
- a CDS encoding ABC1 kinase family protein, giving the protein MSQQRIVSLEGEFVPGQSLRYDPKAIAKYYSARPWLAIGRTLVVLWMLGGFVIQFLLDRWRKPTKNNHNKRAQHLRQILTQLGPTAIKVGQALSTRPDLVRRDFLDELTKLQDQLPPYDNEIAFEIIRQQLGQAPQDIFKEISTHPVAAASLGQVYRAVLHTGEDVAVKVQRPNLLPKITLDLFLMRWAAGWISPLLPLNLGHDLTLIVDEFGIKLFEEIDYINEARNAEKFAANFADDPTVKVPVIYWRYTSHNVLTLEWIHGFKLTDTEKVRAAGLDTNELITIGVNSGLRQLLEFGFFHADPHPGNLFAMPDGRMAFIDFGMMDQLSETTKETIAASVVHLINRDYLALADDFRLLGFLSKDTRIEPIIPALEKVLGNAMGESVGDFNFKTITDEFSELMYDYPFRVPAQFSLIIRSLVTQEGLALSLSPRFKIVEVAYPYVARRLLKGESPAMRRRLLEVLIKDGKFQWERLENMLTIAQTDGNFDLIPTAQLGLQYLMSEEGHYLRQQILLALTENDRLHTEEVQRLWDLVKHEITPSRLFDVAWNALRDMSSERMAALVPPAIAQR
- a CDS encoding 2TM domain-containing protein, with the protein product MTGSDLNHPPTYQPEEIQQILQIAIAQQDYDGELTRQQLLEIAADMEISPECLYLAEKTWLEKKESDQLHQEFDAYRQEQFQQKTIKYLLITAFFIGLDLISGGGFSWSRYILLFTSAGVAFNAWQVFQPKGVAYQRAFERWERNRQIKNTLQGLWTTVQKALQT